A genomic segment from Orientia tsutsugamushi str. Boryong encodes:
- a CDS encoding reverse transcriptase domain-containing protein, with amino-acid sequence MGQTGMVRYCDDMVFVFEKETDAKRFYDVLPKRLNKYGLNINEAKSQMIKSGRDHAANLAKQDKKIASYNFLGFTCYWGKSRFGTTWRLKYTSRRDRFTEKLKGLRKYLRSQSAKYARQNAGIITSH; translated from the coding sequence ATGGGACAAACAGGAATGGTGAGGTACTGCGACGATATGGTATTTGTCTTTGAAAAGGAAACAGATGCGAAAAGGTTTTATGATGTTTTGCCTAAAAGGTTAAATAAGTATGGGCTAAATATCAATGAAGCTAAATCACAAATGATTAAATCTGGTAGAGACCATGCTGCAAATTTAGCCAAACAAGACAAGAAGATCGCAAGTTATAATTTTCTTGGATTTACTTGCTATTGGGGCAAATCAAGATTTGGCACAACATGGAGACTAAAATATACCTCAAGGAGAGATCGTTTTACTGAGAAACTGAAAGGACTGAGAAAATATTTGCGTAGTCAGTCAGCTAAATACGCAAGACAAAACGCAGGCATTATCACAAGTCATTAG